From a region of the Actinomycetota bacterium genome:
- the alaS gene encoding alanine--tRNA ligase, with the protein MKSAEIREAYLSFFEKKQARRLPSSSLVPDDPSLLFTSAGMVQFKPVFLGVKDLGFKRAVTCQKCLRTTDIEIIGATGRHHSFFEMLGNFSFGDYFKSEACAWAYEFSTEVLKLDPDRLWYSIFEDDDEAAKIWREEVGVPGDRIVRLGEKDNFWSAGPTGPCGPCSELYYDQGEEVGCGSEECLPGCDCDRFLEYWNLVFMQYDRDEDGVLTPLPNKSIDTGMGLERVAAIMQKVPSNFETDDLRAIMSVAEELTGASYGHDEKTDKGLRILTDHARAVTFMVADGVLPSNEGRGYVLRRLLRRAVRHARLLGRSEPLMERLVDTTVARFGSAYPEIVEHHELISGICGAEEARFSETLRQGLVLLGEQAERMSAAGSSLLDGRTAFLLHDTYGFPIELTAEILAEQGMSVEMESFQTQMAAQRERARSAVKDESWAGMAEEYAAVLSQTGATDFVGWSEDEATATVIAIVSDGKRVETVSAGQAAEIVLDRTPFYGEQGGQVGDIGVLISAENGAASFEVTDTRLPLEEITVHVGTVAHGSLSTGDKVKASIDMPRRERIRRNHTATHILHWALRLVLGDHVKQAGSYVAPERMRFDFTHFEAPGAEVLAKVERMVNAKIMENHPVRAYETSLSSARESGVTALFGEKYKDFVRVLEVGNFSKELCGGTHVARTSEIGLLRIVSESSVGANLRRIEAVTSFDALDLVDSDGSELRRVAGLLNVSRHDVFDRISALIARLKDSEAAAKRAAGAGVSDQELERMVAEAIDAGYQLIVARVPDQGSDGLREVWDRLKAHTGDSGAAVLATADPETGAPLLLAAGSSAAIAAGF; encoded by the coding sequence TTGAAATCCGCTGAAATTCGCGAGGCGTACCTTTCATTTTTCGAGAAGAAGCAAGCCAGGCGTTTGCCTTCGAGCTCCCTTGTGCCCGATGACCCCTCGTTGCTTTTCACCAGCGCCGGTATGGTGCAGTTTAAGCCCGTTTTTCTCGGAGTGAAGGATCTGGGATTTAAAAGGGCGGTCACATGCCAGAAATGCCTGCGAACTACAGACATCGAGATCATCGGGGCAACGGGCAGGCATCACAGCTTCTTCGAAATGCTCGGCAACTTCAGTTTTGGTGATTACTTCAAAAGCGAGGCGTGTGCGTGGGCTTACGAGTTTTCCACCGAGGTGCTCAAGCTGGACCCGGATCGCCTGTGGTATTCGATCTTCGAGGATGACGATGAGGCGGCGAAGATTTGGCGAGAGGAAGTGGGTGTGCCGGGCGATCGGATAGTCCGGCTCGGCGAGAAGGACAACTTCTGGTCGGCAGGACCCACGGGGCCATGCGGGCCATGTTCCGAGCTCTACTACGATCAGGGCGAAGAGGTCGGCTGCGGCAGCGAGGAGTGCCTACCCGGGTGTGATTGCGACCGCTTTCTGGAGTACTGGAACCTCGTGTTTATGCAGTACGATCGCGACGAGGACGGCGTTTTGACCCCGTTGCCGAATAAGAGCATCGACACCGGTATGGGCCTTGAGCGCGTTGCTGCGATCATGCAAAAGGTTCCCTCGAACTTCGAAACCGACGATCTGCGAGCGATAATGTCCGTCGCAGAGGAGCTCACCGGTGCGAGCTACGGTCACGACGAGAAGACAGACAAGGGGCTGCGGATACTGACCGACCACGCTCGTGCGGTTACCTTTATGGTCGCCGACGGAGTGCTGCCATCGAACGAAGGCCGCGGATACGTGTTGCGCCGTCTACTCAGGCGCGCGGTCAGGCACGCGCGACTTCTCGGCAGGTCAGAGCCGCTGATGGAGCGCCTGGTGGACACCACGGTTGCCCGCTTCGGATCCGCGTACCCCGAGATTGTCGAGCACCACGAGCTCATCTCCGGGATATGCGGGGCAGAGGAGGCCCGTTTCTCCGAGACCCTGCGACAGGGGCTTGTCCTGCTCGGCGAGCAAGCCGAGAGGATGAGCGCGGCCGGGTCCTCGCTTCTCGATGGGCGCACCGCTTTTTTGCTTCATGACACCTACGGTTTCCCGATCGAGCTGACCGCCGAGATACTCGCCGAGCAGGGGATGTCCGTGGAGATGGAGTCTTTTCAGACACAGATGGCGGCCCAGCGCGAGCGTGCTCGCTCGGCGGTCAAAGACGAGTCGTGGGCGGGGATGGCCGAAGAGTACGCAGCGGTCCTGTCACAGACAGGTGCGACTGATTTCGTCGGCTGGAGCGAGGATGAGGCTACAGCGACGGTGATCGCGATCGTCAGCGACGGCAAGCGGGTCGAGACGGTTTCCGCCGGACAGGCCGCCGAGATCGTTCTCGACAGGACCCCGTTCTATGGCGAGCAAGGTGGCCAGGTGGGAGACATCGGTGTTTTGATCTCGGCGGAAAACGGAGCCGCGAGTTTCGAGGTCACGGATACCCGACTTCCGCTAGAAGAGATTACGGTGCATGTTGGTACCGTTGCGCATGGGAGTCTGTCTACAGGTGACAAGGTCAAGGCCTCTATCGATATGCCGCGGCGCGAGCGCATCCGCCGGAACCACACGGCGACTCACATCCTGCATTGGGCGCTTCGCCTCGTGCTCGGAGATCATGTGAAGCAGGCGGGATCATACGTCGCACCCGAGCGAATGCGCTTCGATTTCACGCACTTCGAGGCGCCTGGAGCTGAAGTTTTGGCCAAGGTTGAGCGCATGGTAAACGCGAAGATCATGGAGAACCATCCGGTTCGGGCCTATGAGACCTCCCTTTCCTCGGCACGTGAATCTGGAGTCACCGCTCTGTTTGGCGAGAAATACAAGGACTTTGTTCGCGTGCTTGAAGTCGGTAACTTCTCCAAGGAGCTTTGCGGAGGCACGCATGTTGCCAGAACGAGCGAGATTGGCCTGCTTAGAATTGTCTCGGAAAGCTCGGTTGGCGCGAACCTGCGTCGCATCGAGGCGGTTACGAGCTTTGACGCACTCGACCTCGTCGATAGCGATGGCAGCGAGCTAAGGCGTGTTGCCGGGCTGCTAAACGTTTCCCGACACGATGTTTTCGACCGCATCAGTGCCCTAATCGCGCGGCTAAAAGACTCTGAAGCCGCTGCTAAGCGCGCTGCAGGAGCAGGCGTTTCCGACCAAGAGCTGGAGCGTATGGTGGCCGAGGCTATCGATGCAGGCTATCAGCTCATCGTGGCGAGGGTTCCTGATCAGGGATCCGATGGACTTAGGGAAGTTTGGGATCGCCTGAAGGCGCACACGGGTGATTCCGGCGCAGCGGTGCTGGCCACCGCCGATCCCGAAACCGGCGCCCCGCTGCTGCTTGCGGCAGGCAGCTCCGCTGCGATTGCTGCGGGCTTCG